The proteins below are encoded in one region of Amycolatopsis acidiphila:
- a CDS encoding zinc-dependent alcohol dehydrogenase, with the protein MKAVAWHGKRDVRVDTVPDPKIEEPTDAIVRVTSTGICGSDLHLYEVLGAFLDEGDILGHEPMGIVEEVGPEAGDLKPGDRVVVPFNISCGHCYMCTSGLQSQCETTQVTEHGKGGALFGYTKLYGQVPGGQAEYLRVPQAQYGPIKVPEGAPDERFVYLSDVVPTAWQAVEYAAIPPGGSVVVFGLGPIGQMSCRIARQRGAGQVIGVDLVPERLTLAARYGVTTFDLREHKDISGAVAELTSGRGADSVIDAVGMEAHGAPVGKLAHQMVNLLPQPLAAKVTETAGLDRLSVLYQAIRTVRRGGTISLSGVYGGMIDPLPMMDLFDKQIQLRMGQANVRHWLDDVLPLVSDEADPLGVQDLATHRLPLEDAPEAYRMFQQKRDGVIKVLLQPSA; encoded by the coding sequence ATGAAGGCGGTTGCCTGGCACGGGAAACGAGATGTCCGCGTGGACACAGTGCCCGATCCGAAGATCGAAGAGCCCACCGATGCGATCGTGCGTGTCACCTCCACCGGCATTTGCGGCTCGGACCTGCACTTGTACGAGGTACTCGGCGCCTTTCTCGACGAGGGCGACATCCTCGGGCACGAGCCGATGGGCATCGTCGAGGAGGTCGGCCCCGAGGCGGGCGACCTCAAGCCCGGCGACCGCGTGGTCGTGCCGTTCAACATCTCCTGCGGCCACTGCTACATGTGCACCTCGGGGCTGCAGTCGCAGTGCGAGACCACCCAGGTCACCGAGCACGGCAAGGGCGGCGCGCTGTTCGGCTACACCAAGCTCTACGGCCAGGTCCCGGGCGGCCAGGCCGAGTACCTGCGCGTCCCGCAGGCCCAGTACGGCCCGATCAAGGTGCCCGAGGGGGCGCCGGACGAGCGGTTCGTCTACCTCTCCGACGTGGTGCCGACCGCGTGGCAGGCCGTCGAGTACGCGGCGATCCCGCCCGGCGGGAGCGTCGTGGTGTTCGGGCTCGGCCCGATCGGGCAGATGTCCTGCCGGATCGCCCGGCAGCGCGGCGCCGGCCAGGTGATCGGCGTCGACCTGGTGCCGGAGCGGCTGACGCTGGCCGCGCGCTACGGCGTCACGACCTTCGACCTGCGCGAGCACAAGGACATCTCCGGCGCGGTCGCCGAGCTGACCTCCGGGCGCGGCGCCGACTCCGTGATCGACGCCGTCGGGATGGAGGCGCACGGCGCCCCCGTCGGCAAGCTCGCGCACCAGATGGTGAACCTGCTGCCCCAGCCGCTGGCGGCGAAGGTGACCGAGACCGCTGGTCTGGACCGCCTCAGCGTCCTCTACCAGGCCATTCGTACGGTCCGCCGCGGCGGCACGATCTCGCTGTCCGGCGTCTACGGCGGCATGATCGACCCGCTGCCGATGATGGACCTGTTCGACAAGCAGATCCAGCTGCGGATGGGCCAGGCGAACGTCCGGCACTGGCTCGACGACGTGCTGCCGCTGGTCAGCGACGAGGCCGACCCGCTCGGCGTGCAGGACCTCGCCA
- a CDS encoding cold-shock protein: MVTGKVVRFDEMRGYGFVAPESGGEDVFVHVNDLDVDKRLIAPGAIVEFTVEDGERGPKASNVRIVRDARPAIDEDYLPSGLDFREELTEALLTGAPTLTAEQVLRVRKTVLELVHEHGWLDE; encoded by the coding sequence GTGGTCACGGGTAAGGTCGTCCGGTTCGACGAGATGCGCGGCTACGGTTTCGTGGCTCCGGAAAGCGGTGGCGAAGACGTCTTCGTGCACGTCAACGACCTCGACGTGGACAAGCGGCTGATCGCGCCGGGCGCGATCGTCGAGTTCACAGTGGAGGATGGGGAGCGCGGGCCCAAGGCGTCCAACGTGCGGATCGTGCGCGACGCCAGACCCGCCATCGACGAGGACTACCTGCCGTCCGGCCTGGACTTCCGCGAGGAGCTCACCGAAGCCCTGCTGACCGGCGCCCCGACGCTCACCGCCGAGCAGGTGCTGCGCGTGCGCAAGACGGTCCTCGAGCTGGTCCACGAGCACGGCTGGCTCGACGAGTAG
- a CDS encoding DUF4235 domain-containing protein, translated as MKLLYKPLSLIISALGGVLAGAVFKQSWKAISGDDEAPKATATDRKIRDVLLAAALQGAIFGLVKAAVDRGSAQAFEKATGEKLED; from the coding sequence ATGAAGCTGCTCTACAAGCCACTGAGCCTGATCATCAGCGCGCTCGGCGGGGTGCTCGCCGGCGCCGTGTTCAAGCAGTCGTGGAAGGCCATCAGCGGTGACGACGAGGCGCCGAAGGCGACCGCGACCGACCGGAAGATCCGCGACGTGCTGCTCGCGGCGGCCTTGCAGGGGGCCATTTTCGGCCTGGTGAAGGCGGCGGTGGACCGCGGCAGCGCGCAGGCGTTCGAGAAGGCGACGGGCGAGAAGCTCGAGGACTGA
- a CDS encoding PucR family transcriptional regulator, producing MRYTGAEPAVARLAAAARARLPEMTEDTFAHIIAEMPVYADARFVSHEKLWSSCDANLRFLLRALEEPGTPDLSQAAATGQERAHQGAPLPELLRAFRIGFTEVWQQFVELTGSDDDTAGLIAATRALWTLIDDYTETLTEAYRTTLAEITRTRHEKRLALVEALFAGGTATEGTLWDIARMLDLSLDGTYLVVAAETPGLGQEPLPGMENLLRERLYASAWRLTPELRVGVVSLRERNAADAVMGLLKENATGRIGVSPVFTGLGNTARALHLARVALSSLMPGTSGIVQFTESPLAGLVASDPEAAAQLAHQVLRPVLELPGEDRNVLLMTLRAWFDCRGSTKLIAERVYCHPNTVRHRLKRITDELGRSLTDPADIAELGTALRALTMFPDAAHLPPVP from the coding sequence ATGCGATACACGGGTGCGGAGCCGGCGGTCGCCCGGCTTGCGGCAGCCGCGCGGGCGAGACTGCCGGAGATGACGGAGGACACCTTCGCGCACATCATCGCGGAGATGCCGGTCTACGCGGACGCGCGCTTCGTGTCGCACGAGAAGCTGTGGTCCTCCTGCGACGCGAACCTCCGCTTCCTGTTGCGTGCCTTGGAGGAACCCGGCACGCCCGACCTCTCACAGGCCGCGGCCACCGGGCAGGAGCGGGCCCACCAGGGCGCACCGCTGCCGGAGTTGCTGCGCGCGTTCCGCATCGGCTTCACGGAGGTGTGGCAACAGTTCGTCGAGCTGACCGGGTCCGACGACGACACCGCCGGGCTGATCGCGGCGACCCGTGCGCTGTGGACACTCATCGACGACTACACCGAGACTCTGACCGAGGCCTATCGCACGACGCTCGCGGAGATCACCCGCACCCGGCACGAGAAGCGGCTCGCGCTCGTGGAAGCCCTCTTCGCCGGCGGCACCGCGACCGAGGGCACCCTGTGGGACATCGCCCGGATGCTCGACCTGTCGCTCGACGGAACCTACCTTGTGGTCGCCGCGGAGACGCCGGGCCTGGGTCAGGAACCGTTGCCGGGTATGGAGAACCTGCTCCGCGAGCGACTGTACGCCTCCGCGTGGCGGCTCACCCCGGAGCTGCGGGTCGGCGTCGTGTCACTGCGCGAGCGTAACGCGGCCGACGCGGTCATGGGGCTGCTGAAGGAAAACGCCACCGGGCGCATCGGGGTGAGCCCGGTGTTCACCGGGCTGGGCAACACCGCCCGCGCCCTGCACCTCGCCCGGGTGGCGCTGTCGAGTCTCATGCCGGGCACCTCGGGCATCGTCCAGTTCACCGAGTCGCCGCTGGCCGGGCTCGTCGCCAGTGACCCGGAGGCGGCCGCGCAGCTGGCTCATCAGGTGCTGCGGCCGGTCCTCGAGCTGCCGGGCGAGGACCGCAACGTGCTGCTGATGACCTTGCGCGCGTGGTTCGACTGCCGCGGCTCGACGAAGCTCATCGCCGAGCGCGTCTACTGCCATCCCAACACGGTGCGGCACCGGCTGAAGCGGATCACCGACGAGCTGGGCCGTTCGCTCACCGATCCGGCGGACATCGCGGAACTCGGCACCGCCCTGCGGGCGCTGACCATGTTCCCCGACGCCGCGCACCTGCCACCGGTGCCGTAG
- a CDS encoding (2Fe-2S)-binding protein encodes MPQHSFQLNGKQVTVDTEDNVRLLWVLRDLLGVTGPKYGCGLNVCKACTSHINGKAFNPCSVPVSDIKATDEITTIEGLADEQTGTLHPMQEAWLDHDVAQCGYCQPGQIMAAVAKVKAAKAEGRELTDADFDDIRNICRCGTYFRIREAIKTAEAKM; translated from the coding sequence GTGCCTCAACACAGTTTTCAGCTCAACGGCAAACAGGTCACCGTCGACACCGAGGACAACGTCCGGCTGCTGTGGGTGCTGCGGGACCTGCTCGGCGTGACCGGGCCGAAGTACGGTTGTGGTCTCAACGTGTGCAAGGCCTGCACGAGCCACATCAACGGCAAGGCGTTCAACCCGTGCTCGGTGCCTGTGTCGGACATCAAGGCCACCGACGAGATCACGACGATCGAGGGTCTGGCCGACGAGCAGACCGGTACCCTGCACCCGATGCAGGAGGCGTGGCTCGACCACGACGTCGCCCAGTGCGGTTACTGTCAGCCGGGTCAGATCATGGCGGCGGTCGCGAAGGTCAAGGCGGCCAAGGCGGAGGGCAGGGAACTGACCGACGCCGACTTCGACGACATCCGCAACATCTGCCGCTGCGGAACCTACTTCCGGATCCGTGAGGCGATCAAGACGGCGGAAGCGAAGATGTAG
- a CDS encoding molybdopterin cofactor-binding domain-containing protein: MADQRRSPLPGLERRKFLGYLLAAPTLAVAARIGMDLASPETASAAIPSLPEPADLLDLGDALTLAASPTSNLIALQLNRDDTVSFALPRAEVGQGITTTIAMLIAEELDMPLSKVHVSLADARPELVFNQLTGGSNSVRSMYHPVRTASAIARARLLATAAAQWGVSASSLSVRDGVISSKTGKTASYGSLAEAAASSRTEQVTAEPKAAGSFKIVGTPQNRIDAHDAVTGKKQFTMDLQIPNALPAMVCRPPTINGTVKSVQNLAQVKAMPGITDVAVISSGVAVRGKTMTHCMDAVRALEVAWGAGSVDGESDATVLKKLKAATLPMAVPPVLTSSVDAEFTFAFASNSALETNCAVADVRPGSAEVWAGLKSPITTQEQIATMLGMPVTAVKVHVMQGGGSFGRKLFGDAALEAAEFSKKIGKPVKLMWHRTDDFRHGRAHPMSLSRVRVNYALGNVVSYEQRHTSVTTDFGHGLGEILTAVAAKLPVGDIGFSQTVFELSQAMPYDFGVTTQLLNEVPLKFHTGSMRNVYSPNVVCARELIVDQLAAKMGQDPLAFRRSFFKNDRYRAVLDKVAQAGQWGRKMPAGMAQGIGFHAEYKSCCAVLVEIDCRPSTVNRKVRDGVTGPRVTKAVAAVDAGLPINPRGLEAQMLGCLNDGIGLALTESLHIDKGLPLEGSWDNFFYTRQWNTPPDTQVFVMPANGDPGGAGELGVAASLAAVACAYGRAVGKMPTSFPINHGTLSFEPLPRVPSIPDSPVDGLSYVS; the protein is encoded by the coding sequence ATGGCAGATCAACGCCGATCGCCGCTACCCGGTCTCGAACGTCGTAAGTTCCTCGGTTACCTCCTGGCCGCCCCGACCCTCGCGGTGGCCGCGCGGATCGGGATGGACCTGGCGAGCCCGGAGACCGCGTCCGCCGCCATCCCGTCGCTGCCCGAGCCCGCCGACCTGCTCGACCTCGGCGACGCGCTGACGCTGGCCGCCTCGCCCACCTCGAACCTGATCGCGCTGCAGCTCAACCGCGACGACACGGTGTCCTTCGCGCTGCCGCGTGCGGAGGTGGGCCAGGGCATCACCACGACGATCGCGATGCTGATCGCCGAGGAGCTGGACATGCCGTTGAGCAAGGTCCACGTGAGCCTCGCCGACGCCCGGCCGGAGCTGGTGTTCAACCAGCTCACCGGTGGCTCGAACTCGGTGCGCTCGATGTACCACCCGGTGCGCACCGCCTCGGCGATCGCGCGGGCCCGGCTGCTGGCCACCGCGGCCGCCCAGTGGGGGGTGTCCGCGTCGAGCCTGAGCGTCCGCGACGGGGTCATCAGCTCGAAGACCGGCAAGACCGCCTCGTACGGCTCGCTCGCCGAGGCCGCCGCGAGCAGCCGCACCGAGCAGGTCACCGCGGAGCCGAAGGCCGCGGGCTCGTTCAAGATCGTCGGCACCCCGCAGAACCGGATCGACGCGCACGACGCCGTCACCGGCAAGAAGCAGTTCACGATGGACCTGCAGATCCCGAACGCGCTGCCCGCCATGGTGTGCCGGCCGCCGACGATCAACGGCACGGTCAAGTCGGTGCAGAACCTCGCCCAGGTCAAGGCCATGCCCGGGATCACCGACGTCGCCGTGATCTCCAGCGGCGTGGCGGTGCGCGGGAAGACCATGACGCACTGCATGGACGCCGTGCGCGCGCTCGAGGTCGCCTGGGGCGCGGGCAGTGTCGACGGGGAGTCGGACGCGACCGTGCTGAAGAAGCTGAAGGCCGCGACGCTGCCGATGGCCGTGCCGCCGGTGCTGACCAGCTCGGTCGACGCGGAGTTCACCTTCGCCTTCGCCTCGAACAGCGCGCTGGAGACCAACTGCGCGGTCGCCGACGTGCGGCCCGGCAGTGCGGAGGTCTGGGCCGGGCTCAAGTCGCCGATCACCACCCAGGAACAGATCGCGACCATGCTCGGCATGCCGGTCACCGCGGTCAAGGTGCACGTGATGCAGGGCGGCGGTTCGTTCGGCCGCAAGCTCTTCGGCGACGCGGCGCTGGAGGCCGCCGAGTTCTCGAAGAAGATCGGCAAGCCGGTCAAGCTCATGTGGCACCGCACCGACGACTTCCGCCACGGCCGCGCGCACCCGATGTCGTTGTCGCGGGTGCGGGTGAACTACGCGCTGGGCAACGTCGTCAGCTACGAGCAGCGGCACACCAGTGTCACCACCGACTTCGGGCACGGTCTCGGCGAGATCCTCACCGCTGTGGCGGCGAAGCTGCCGGTCGGCGACATCGGCTTCTCGCAGACGGTGTTCGAGCTGTCCCAGGCGATGCCCTACGACTTCGGCGTCACCACGCAGCTGCTCAACGAGGTGCCGCTCAAGTTCCACACCGGCAGCATGCGCAACGTCTACTCGCCGAACGTGGTGTGCGCGCGCGAGCTGATCGTCGACCAGCTGGCCGCGAAGATGGGGCAGGATCCGCTGGCGTTCCGGCGTTCCTTCTTCAAGAACGACCGTTACCGGGCGGTGCTGGACAAGGTCGCGCAGGCCGGGCAGTGGGGCCGCAAGATGCCCGCGGGCATGGCGCAGGGCATCGGTTTCCACGCCGAGTACAAGAGCTGCTGTGCGGTGCTGGTCGAGATCGACTGCCGGCCGTCGACCGTCAACCGCAAGGTGCGCGACGGCGTCACCGGGCCGCGCGTGACGAAGGCGGTAGCGGCGGTGGACGCCGGGCTGCCGATCAACCCGCGCGGGCTCGAGGCGCAGATGCTGGGCTGCCTCAACGACGGCATCGGCCTCGCGCTGACCGAGAGCCTGCACATCGACAAGGGTTTGCCGCTGGAAGGCAGCTGGGACAACTTCTTCTACACGCGACAGTGGAACACCCCGCCGGACACCCAGGTGTTCGTGATGCCCGCGAACGGCGACCCGGGTGGCGCGGGCGAGCTGGGCGTGGCGGCGTCGCTGGCCGCCGTCGCCTGCGCCTACGGCCGGGCGGTCGGGAAGATGCCGACCAGCTTCCCGATCAACCACGGCACGCTGAGCTTCGAGCCACTGCCGCGTGTTCCGTCCATTCCGGACTCGCCCGTCGACGGCCTTTCCTACGTCTCCTAA
- a CDS encoding NDMA-dependent alcohol dehydrogenase, whose translation MKTKAAVLHDPHKPFEIEELELDGPREGEVLIKYTAAGLCHSDLHLIDNDLVPRFPIVGGHEGAGVIEDVGPGVTKVKPGDHVVCSFIPNCGTCRYCATGRSNLCDMGATILDGGLPDGTFRFHRGGTDYGGMCMLGTFSERATISQHSVVKVDEWLPLETAVLVGCGVPTGWGTANYAGGVRAGDTVVVYGIGGIGINAVQGAAHAGALNVVVVDPVEFKRETALKLGATHAFATADEAMAKISELTWGQMADQALITVGTVEEEVVTSAFNTIGKGGTVVITGLANPEKLTVHVSGGVMTLFEKTIKGTLFGSANPQYDIVRLLRLYQAGAIKLDELVTRRYTLEQVNEGYQDLRDGKNIRGVLMHGAS comes from the coding sequence GTGAAGACGAAAGCCGCTGTCCTGCACGATCCGCACAAGCCGTTCGAGATCGAGGAGCTCGAGCTCGACGGCCCTCGCGAGGGTGAGGTCCTGATCAAGTACACGGCCGCCGGGCTGTGCCACTCGGACCTGCACCTGATCGACAACGACCTGGTGCCGAGGTTCCCCATCGTCGGCGGCCACGAGGGCGCCGGCGTGATCGAGGACGTCGGCCCCGGCGTCACCAAGGTCAAGCCCGGCGACCACGTGGTCTGCAGCTTCATCCCCAACTGCGGGACCTGCCGCTACTGCGCGACCGGCCGCTCCAACCTGTGCGACATGGGCGCCACCATCCTCGACGGCGGCCTGCCCGACGGCACGTTCCGCTTCCACCGCGGCGGCACCGACTACGGCGGCATGTGCATGCTCGGCACGTTCTCCGAGCGCGCCACGATCTCCCAGCACTCGGTCGTCAAGGTCGACGAATGGCTGCCGCTGGAGACCGCCGTGCTCGTCGGCTGCGGCGTGCCCACCGGCTGGGGCACAGCCAACTACGCCGGCGGCGTGCGTGCCGGTGACACCGTGGTCGTCTATGGCATCGGCGGGATCGGCATCAACGCCGTCCAGGGCGCGGCGCACGCGGGCGCGCTCAACGTCGTCGTGGTGGACCCCGTGGAGTTCAAGCGCGAGACGGCGCTGAAGCTCGGTGCCACGCACGCGTTCGCCACCGCCGACGAGGCGATGGCCAAGATCAGCGAGCTGACCTGGGGCCAGATGGCCGACCAGGCGCTGATCACGGTCGGCACGGTCGAGGAGGAGGTCGTGACCTCGGCCTTCAACACGATCGGCAAGGGCGGCACCGTCGTCATCACCGGGCTGGCCAACCCCGAGAAGCTCACCGTGCACGTCTCCGGCGGCGTCATGACGCTGTTCGAGAAGACCATCAAGGGCACCCTGTTCGGCTCGGCCAACCCGCAGTACGACATCGTGCGGCTGCTGCGGCTGTACCAGGCGGGCGCGATCAAGCTCGACGAGCTGGTCACCCGTCGTTACACGCTGGAGCAGGTGAACGAGGGCTACCAGGACCTGCGCGACGGCAAGAACATCCGCGGCGTGCTCATGCACGGCGCGAGCTGA
- the mftE gene encoding mycofactocin biosynthesis peptidyl-dipeptidase MftE, giving the protein MKDTTWTELAPRLLAVPLGATEQHGPHLPFTVDTEIAVALCERLARQREDVLVAPALPYGSSGEHAGFPGTLSIGQEATEQVLVELVRSADGFAGVVLVCAHGGNAGPLRRAVAKLRYEGRNVCAWCPGGPSDDSHAGRTETSVMLALRPAAVRLDRLQAGNTTPLPELIGPLREGGVRAVSPNGVLGDPAGASAEEGRETLLRWVGSLLNAVGTLASDVMMKPSAPATHVTKR; this is encoded by the coding sequence ATGAAGGACACGACCTGGACCGAGCTCGCCCCGCGACTGCTCGCGGTGCCGCTGGGCGCCACCGAGCAGCACGGCCCCCACCTGCCGTTCACCGTCGACACCGAGATCGCGGTGGCGCTGTGCGAACGGCTCGCGCGGCAGCGGGAGGACGTCCTGGTCGCACCCGCCCTGCCCTACGGGTCCAGCGGTGAGCACGCCGGTTTTCCCGGCACGCTCTCGATCGGGCAGGAAGCGACGGAACAGGTCCTCGTCGAGCTGGTGCGCTCGGCTGATGGTTTCGCCGGGGTGGTTCTCGTCTGCGCACACGGCGGGAACGCCGGGCCGTTGCGCCGTGCGGTGGCGAAACTTCGTTACGAGGGAAGGAACGTGTGCGCCTGGTGCCCCGGCGGGCCGAGCGACGACAGCCACGCCGGGCGGACCGAGACGTCCGTGATGCTCGCCCTGCGGCCCGCCGCGGTGCGGCTCGACCGGCTCCAAGCCGGGAACACCACGCCCTTGCCGGAACTGATCGGCCCGCTACGGGAAGGAGGTGTGCGCGCGGTCAGCCCCAACGGCGTGCTCGGCGATCCGGCCGGCGCGAGCGCGGAGGAAGGCCGGGAAACCTTGCTCCGCTGGGTTGGAAGTCTACTTAACGCTGTCGGGACGCTTGCCTCGGATGTCATGATGAAGCCGTCCGCGCCTGCGACCCACGTCACAAAGAGGTGA
- the mftF gene encoding mycofactocin biosynthesis glycosyltransferase MftF (Members of this protein family, MftF, are glycosyltransferases, members of PF00535 (glycosyl transferase family 2). The encoding gene is found as part of the mycofactocin cassette, in Mycobacterium tuberculosis, many other Actinobacteria, and occasional members of other lineages. Mycofactocin itself, a putative redox carrier, is a heavily modified derivative of the C-terminal Val-Tyr dipeptide of the mycofactocin precursor MftA (TIGR03969).) — MKLWLGIDPGTRVLGQVLIGGAPLRVLRLSKTGARLVLEWRDGAEVADTPAHRALADKLVDAGIAHPRYGQAGLTRADVTVVVPARDPQALPRCDIVIDDGSRRPVSGAAERHPVARGPAAARNTGLRHVSTELTAFLDADTEPQPGWLDALLPHFEDPSTVAVAPRIHSVPGRSALEVYERARSALDLGDAPAQVRQDGRVTYVPTAALVVRTAAARDAGGFDETLRFGEDVDFVWRLRGRVRYEPNSEVLHAPRKTWRAWARQRFDYGSSAAPLARRHGRKVMAPLRVSGWTALAWGLAAARRPGLGVAVALGTAALLPRKLAPLGVPAKDALAIAVRGHLGAGRYFADALTRTWGPVALPLLATTRRGRLVLVLALSRHLREWARVRPGLDPVRWLLARTADDLSYGAGVWRGCAKERTVAPLVPDLSNWPGKK, encoded by the coding sequence GTGAAGCTGTGGCTCGGCATCGACCCGGGGACGCGCGTCCTCGGCCAGGTGCTGATCGGCGGCGCGCCACTGCGGGTCCTGCGGCTGTCGAAGACCGGTGCGCGCCTGGTGCTGGAGTGGCGCGACGGTGCGGAGGTCGCGGACACGCCCGCGCACCGCGCGCTCGCGGACAAGCTCGTCGACGCGGGTATCGCGCATCCCCGGTACGGGCAGGCCGGTCTGACACGCGCGGACGTGACCGTCGTCGTGCCCGCGCGGGACCCGCAAGCCCTGCCGCGATGCGACATCGTGATCGACGACGGCTCCCGCAGGCCGGTTTCCGGTGCCGCGGAACGACATCCGGTCGCCCGTGGCCCCGCCGCCGCACGCAACACCGGGCTCCGGCACGTCAGCACGGAACTGACCGCGTTCCTCGACGCGGACACCGAACCCCAGCCGGGCTGGCTCGACGCGCTCCTGCCGCATTTCGAGGACCCGTCGACGGTGGCCGTCGCGCCGCGGATCCACAGCGTGCCAGGCCGTTCCGCACTCGAGGTGTACGAGCGGGCCCGTTCCGCGCTGGACCTCGGCGATGCCCCGGCGCAGGTCCGCCAGGACGGGCGCGTGACCTATGTGCCGACCGCCGCACTGGTCGTCCGCACCGCGGCGGCACGCGACGCCGGCGGCTTCGACGAGACGCTGCGCTTCGGCGAGGACGTCGACTTCGTGTGGCGGCTGCGTGGCCGCGTCCGGTACGAGCCGAATTCGGAAGTGCTGCACGCCCCCCGGAAGACATGGCGTGCCTGGGCGAGACAACGGTTCGACTACGGCTCGTCAGCCGCGCCGCTGGCCCGCAGGCACGGGCGCAAGGTGATGGCGCCCCTTCGGGTCTCGGGCTGGACGGCCCTGGCATGGGGGCTCGCGGCCGCGCGGCGGCCGGGTCTCGGCGTGGCTGTCGCACTCGGCACGGCCGCGTTGCTGCCGCGCAAGCTCGCACCGCTGGGCGTCCCGGCGAAGGACGCCCTGGCGATCGCGGTGCGGGGCCATCTCGGGGCCGGGCGGTACTTCGCGGACGCGCTCACCCGAACCTGGGGGCCGGTGGCGTTGCCCTTGCTGGCCACCACCCGCCGCGGACGGCTGGTCCTCGTGCTCGCGTTGTCGCGGCACCTCCGGGAGTGGGCGCGGGTGCGGCCCGGGCTCGACCCGGTGCGGTGGTTGCTCGCCCGAACCGCGGACGATCTTAGCTACGGCGCCGGGGTCTGGCGTGGCTGCGCGAAGGAACGTACTGTCGCGCCATTGGTGCCGGATCTGTCGAACTGGCCAGGGAAAAAATGA
- a CDS encoding mycofactocin-coupled SDR family oxidoreductase: MSRVALVTGAARGIGAAVVDQLAGEGWQVVAVDLCADLPGLCYPLGSKEELSALANRWPGRVLGVVGDVREQEALTEAVARAESEFGGLDAVVAAAAVMAGGKPLWETTNAEWDALFDIGVRGVFNLARAAVPALLRRPEPRSGRFVALASAAGHKGLWHLAGYNAAKHSVVGLIRGLATDLRGTGVTATAVSPGSTRTAMLDATADLYGLGDVEEFSQHQLAERLLEPEEVAAAVCWLCGEQSSAITGTVVHADGGFTA, translated from the coding sequence ATGAGCCGCGTGGCGCTGGTGACCGGGGCCGCCCGCGGGATCGGGGCGGCCGTGGTGGACCAGCTCGCGGGCGAGGGCTGGCAGGTCGTCGCCGTCGACCTCTGCGCGGACCTGCCAGGTCTGTGCTACCCGTTGGGAAGCAAGGAAGAACTGTCCGCCCTGGCGAACCGGTGGCCCGGCCGCGTGCTCGGCGTCGTCGGCGATGTCCGCGAGCAGGAGGCGCTGACCGAGGCCGTGGCGCGGGCGGAAAGCGAGTTCGGCGGCCTGGACGCGGTGGTCGCCGCCGCCGCGGTGATGGCGGGCGGGAAGCCGTTGTGGGAGACCACGAACGCCGAGTGGGACGCGTTGTTCGACATCGGCGTGCGCGGGGTCTTCAACCTCGCCCGCGCCGCAGTGCCCGCGTTGCTGCGGCGGCCGGAGCCACGCTCTGGCCGGTTCGTCGCGCTCGCTTCCGCCGCCGGGCACAAGGGGCTGTGGCATCTCGCGGGCTACAACGCGGCGAAGCACTCGGTCGTCGGCCTGATCCGGGGCCTGGCAACCGACCTGCGGGGCACCGGGGTGACCGCCACGGCCGTCTCACCGGGCTCGACGCGCACGGCGATGCTCGACGCCACCGCGGACCTCTACGGCCTCGGCGACGTCGAGGAGTTCTCGCAGCACCAGCTCGCCGAACGGCTCCTGGAGCCCGAGGAGGTGGCCGCCGCGGTCTGCTGGCTGTGCGGCGAGCAGTCCTCCGCCATCACCGGCACGGTGGTGCACGCCGACGGAGGGTTCACCGCGTGA